A window of Castanea sativa cultivar Marrone di Chiusa Pesio chromosome 1, ASM4071231v1 contains these coding sequences:
- the LOC142627997 gene encoding uncharacterized protein LOC142627997 — MKMPSNEFEFLKIETYVLKVHMNCQGCMLKVRKLLRKVEGVYKVRIDADEQKVTVTGSVDSAILINKLVRSGKHAELWSPSSNKKHDELFNNSKNQNQTQYLINGLDPFKYQPTSPTFGRVDNDWRSEWYINQSRGAKTVTGEFNHNLTAAMQNLGLGGDGVTIGDHENFQNKTIPMHDHAGFLGNDAGFAALGGHELGAYGGIYEGLPINEYDHPLSNMMTNRRVSHYTYPPTDMMNYMCETTPQSTFHL, encoded by the exons ATGAAAATGCCATCAAATGAGTTTGAGTTCTTAAAGATTGAG ACATATGTTCTCAAAGTGCACATGAACTGTCAAGGGTGCATGCTGAAAGTGAGAAAACTCCTCCGAAAAGTTGAAG GTGTTTATAAAGTAAGAATAGATGCAGACGAGCAGAAGGTCACTGTCACAGGTAGTGTGGATTCTGCTATTTTGATCAATAAGCTGGTTAGATCTGGTAAACATGCAGAGCTTTGGTCTCCAAGTTCCAACAAGAAACATGACGAATTATTCAATAATTCCAAGAACCAGAACCAAACCCAATATCTGATCAATGGCCTTGATCCCTTCAAATATCAGCCCACATCTCCCACCTTTGGCAGAGTAGATAATGATTGGAGATCTGAATGGTACATTAATCAGAGTAGGGGGGCCAAGACTGTGACAGGTGAATTCAATCACAATTTGACGGCAGCAATGCAAAATCTAGGTCTGGGTGGGGATGGAGTCACAATtggtgatcatgaaaattttcaaaacaaaacaattccaATGCATGACCATGCAGGTTTTCTTGGCAATGATGCTGGTTTTGCTGCCTTAGGAGGCCATGAACTAGGTGCATATGGAGGCATTTATGAAGGATTGCCAATAAATGAGTATGATCATCCATTATCCAATATGATGACCAACAGGCGGGTGTCCCACTACACCTATCCACCAACAGACATGATGAACTACATGTGCGAAACGACACCACAATCAACTTTCCATCTAtaa